AAGCTATATTTCCTTGAATAGAACCTTCATCATGATAAATATGTAAAATCAATCCATATTGATTATAGCTAATATCCTTTTCTTTTAAATAAGGATTTATGAATGCTTGATGAGCTTTATTAAGGATTAAAATATAGCAATTTAAATAATAACTCATATTATCCATATCTTTAATTTTTTGCATTTTAAAACTCTGAAATTTTTATTTGTTATTTTACGAATGAAATAAAGAAAATGTAATATATGACTTTTATAATATATAAATGTTGTCGTTGACAACAATTATCATTGCCAACATTTTTCATTGATAACATTATTTTTTTTAAAGTCTATTAAAATTCTCATTAATTTAAAATTCTCATTAATGAATTCACTAAATAAATTAATATTTAATTAAAAAAATCCTTTTTTTAAACGATTTAATGAAGGTTAAAACTAATTTTTAATATAAAATTAAGAAAACAAACAAAATTATAATAAAAATTATTTTTGTATATCGATCAGACCTTACCAAAATACTTAAGTACTTGATAATATAATTATATACTTGTCAAACTAATAGTATACTTTACTGTATAATTAAAAGATTTGACTAAAAAGAAGTGTGATGATTATGAGTAATAAAAGAAAACAATTAGCAACGCAGTTTATGCAGTTAATGCATTTATATGGTCATTTATATAGACATCAAATGCAACAGACATATAGGAATAAAGATATTAATCCATATAAGGGACAGGGAAGGGTCCTTGCTCTTTTGAAAATGCAACCAGAAATAATGCAAAAAGAACTTGGATATTTACTTGACATAAGTACACAAGCATTGGCTGAACTTCTTAATAAACTTGAAAAAAAGGGATATATCATTCGTGAACAATCAAAAAAAGATCGTCGTTCTTTTGTTATAAAATTAACAGATGCAGGACGTGAAGCTACTCCAGAAGAAAATGATGAAATGGATTATAACTATGTAGAAGAACTTTTTGACTGTTTGACTGAGGAAGAACAAGACAATCTCCTAAATTACATAGAAATAATAATTAAAAACATTGAAAATGAGTTAGATGAGGATGATTACATCACATTTTTCAGAAAACGTTTCTTTGAAAAACATGAAAACCAACATCATAATTTATTCAGAGGATTTTGGGGCTTTCATAATAAAGATTCTTCACATCACAATCATCATAAATTTAAAGGCTTTGGAGGTAAGAGGCATGACAGATAATGTAATAGAAGTAAAGAATTTAGTTAAAAATTATAAAGGTGCTAAAAAATTATCAATTGACAATATAAGTTTTTCAGTTAAAAAAGGCGAATTTTTTGCTTTCTTAGGTCCTAATGGTGCTGGAAAAACAACAACAATTTCAATACTTACCACTACACTTGGAAAAACATCTGGAATAGTAAAAATCGCAGGATTTGACCTAGATAATGAAGATAGAGAAATTCGGAAAAAAATAGGCATTATATTTCAAAAACCTAGCCTTGACAAACAACTTACAGCAGAGGAAAACATCCGTTTTCATGCATGTCTCTATGGTATGTTCACTTATAGGCCTACTTTTAAATTAATGCCAAAAACCTATCGTGACAAAGTAATGGAACTTGCTAAAGTTGTGGATATTGATGTTGATGCATTATTTAATCCTGTAAAAAATTTGTCAGGAGGAATGCAAAGAAAACTTGAAATCATGCGTAGCTTAATTCATACACCAGATGTTTTATTCCTTGATGAACCAACGCAAGGATTAGATGCAGAAAGTCGTAGGAGTTTATGGAAATATATTAATGAAATCCGTGATCAATTTGGTATTACTATTTTTCTTACAACCCATTACATTGATGAAGCAGAAAATGCTGATAATGTTTGCATTATAAACAATGGTAAAATTGCTACATGTTCTTCTCCAGAAAAGTTGAAAAAAAGTTTACTTAAAACACAACTTATTATAGATGCAGAAAATCGAGATGCATTGATAAGAGAGCTTTCAGAACTGGATATACCTTTCATTATAGATAAAAATATAATAGTTCCCTATAGTAAATCACCACAAAAAATCTTTGCACAATTAAAAACAGAACTAAGTGTAATAAAAATCCATGAGCCAATGTTAGAAGACGCATACATTGAATTCTTAAATAAAAAAGATAAAATAGAGGCATGAGAAATATGAACGAAAATTTAAATCATAGAAAGTCAGATATTTTGAGAGAATTAAATTCAATTATTGCTGTAGTAGCACGAGATATTACAGTATTTTTCAAATCTCCCTCTATGCTTATTGTTACACTTATCATGCCACTTTTTATGATGGGTATGATTGGTGGCAATATGATGGGTATAGTAGGAGGTGCGAATCTTGGTGAATTTATGCTTGTGGGAATGCTTGTTACTATGTTGTTTATGGTGACAATCTTAGGGATGACATCACTTGTAGATGATCATGAAACAGATTTCACTCAAGAAATGTTAGTATCGCCTATTTCACGTTATTCACTTGTTATAGGAAAAATACTTGGTTCTACATTTGTAGCTATAGTCAGTATGATAGGAACACTTATTGTTGGACTGATTATGAATATATATCTTCCACTAGACCAATTATTATTAATCTTAGCACTTTCACCACTTATATGCTTTGCAGCTGGTGCTATGTCAATGATTTTAATGGGATTAATTAAAAATCCAAAAACAGCGAATTTCGCAATGATGATAATAATAATGCCTCAAATATTTTTATCAGGTGCAATTATTCCTATAAATGAATCTAATATGATATTACTTTCTTTAAGCCGTATTATGCCAATGACATATTGTATAGATTTAGTAAGAGGTGTTACAGGTGTTGAAACACCAATTTTTGATCCAATAATCAATTTTGCTGCAATACTTCTATTGACAGTAATCTGTCTAATGATAGGAACATTCTTTTTTGCAAGATCTGAAAAAAACAGATAAATTTTTAAATAAAAATTATTTTTTAAAAGGGCTTAAATCACTTAAATACTTAAGCTAATAATTAAAATTTCATTGAATATTTATTAGTATCTTAATTGGATTAAAACTTATTATTTATTCAAAGATAAAAAATCATAGATTATTTTAGATCCTGTTACTGCTGTTGGATCTCCAAGTTTGCTAGTAGCTACTTCCACTAAGTCAAAACCAATTATATTATTATTAGCTAATATTTTCAATATATTTTCAATTATCTCTGGTGAAATTCCATTGGGGATTGGATTTCCTACTTCTGGAGCATATAATGGGTCTAAAACATCCATATCAATACTTAGGTAAACTGGTTCATCTTCATTAATTTGATTGATTTTATCTTTAATATTTTCAAATTTTTCTTTTGTATCATTTGCAGTAAAAATAGTTACATTTTCTGTTCTATCAACAAACTCTTTTTCTTCAAGACTAGCTGATCTAATTCCTATTTCAATTATTTCTTTTGGATTTAAATCATGCACTCTTTTCATTATTGTAGCATGAGAACATTTTTCACCTTGATATTCATCTATAATATCCATGTGTGCATCAAGATGTATGATAGTAATATCTTCAATATCATACTTCTTTGAAAGTGCTTTAATTGGAGCTAAGCTAACACTATGCTCTCCTCCAATAGTTATTGGTTTTATGTTATGCTCAACAAGGTCAGATATTGTGTCTTCAAGAATTTTAATTGTTTCCTTACAATTTCCATATATAACATTTATATTTCCAAAATCATAGAAAATCGCATCAAGATTACTTTTAAAGGTTATATTATATTTTTCAAAGCTGTATGATGCTTCTCTAACTGTTGTTGGACCAAATCTTGAGCCAGGACCATAAGAACTAGTGCTGTCAAATGGAACTCCAATTATTCCCCAGCTATATTCTTTAGCTTCTTTTAAATTTTCTGTTTCTTGTGAAAAAGCAAATTTCCATGGCTTGTAAGTGTTAAAAAGCATAATACCTCTCACCTTTAAGTATTTTAAAATAAATATAGTTAAAATTTATTGATATCATAAAATTTATTGATATAATTAATATTATTATATAATCTTCAATATTAACATAATCTTTAATATTAATTATAAATCTTTAATATTAATATAATTCTTTATTTATTTAATATTCTTTATTTATATTATAATTATTTATTTAATAATTGAAAAAATAAGTAAAAATAGTATGTTATTTGGATAATACTAGATTTTAATGAGTTATTTTATTAATAATCTAAAAATAATAGGTTTAAAAATTTATATTAAGATAATAAATATTAAGATAATAAATAAGAAAGAATTATTAGATAAATTTTGATATTTATCTATTTAACTCTCATTATTTTCATGTTTCCTAATGCAGTGATATAATCTACTTCTGCACCTTCAACAATCTGATCTCTTATTTCTTCAGGTATAGGAAGTTCGAGAGTTTCATAATTTTCCATATCCATTAATTGAACATCGCTACCCATGATAGATAATACTTGTCCAACTCTTTTGTCAATAATTGGAATATCAATTTTAGTATCTACTGGTTTAACAATACTTCTTTTTTGGTTATCAAAAATACCAACAGCTTCAAGCCTTGCTTTAGCTGCTCCGTGTTTTCCAGGAGATGAAGTTGATAAACTGGTTATTTTAGAAGCTTCTCCATCTAATACTACATATTTTCCTACTTTTAAAGTTTTTACTTCAACAACTTTCTTTGACATTAATTTTCCTCCACATATAGGATATAATATTTGTTAAAATTATTGTAAGGGTCAATATTTAATTAAAAATATATTTCATTTAAAGTTAAATTTAATTTAAAGTTATATTTAATTTAAAATATTTTTAATTAAAAGTATTTTCCTTTTATAATCTTTTATAAATCTAATATTGATTAATACTATGTATTTACACCTAATACTATGTTTTTACATTTAATATTATGTATTTACATCTAATACTATGTTTTTACACATGTTTATTAGGGCTTTATATAAACTTCAATTTACAAAAATGTAGTTAATATAAGTAACATAATTAGATTAATAATATATTTAATCAAGTTTTATATAAAGTATTCTATTAGTTTTAATATTAGTTTTAATATTATTTATTAATAGAATTTGTTGTAGAATTATTGAAATTATTAGAATTATTCATAATAAAAACTTCATTTTTAAACTTATAAAAATAAAAAATTTTTATAAATAATAAAAAATTTTAATAACATAATCCCTATGAAAAGTTAAAAAGAAGTAAAATAATTATAGGATAAGTATAAAGCAAGTATATATGTTATAGAAAAGATTGTTAACTTATATAGTAAAAATGCTTTTTAGCATTAGTAACATCCCCTGT
The Methanobrevibacter arboriphilus JCM 13429 = DSM 1125 genome window above contains:
- the speB gene encoding agmatinase, with protein sequence MLFNTYKPWKFAFSQETENLKEAKEYSWGIIGVPFDSTSSYGPGSRFGPTTVREASYSFEKYNITFKSNLDAIFYDFGNINVIYGNCKETIKILEDTISDLVEHNIKPITIGGEHSVSLAPIKALSKKYDIEDITIIHLDAHMDIIDEYQGEKCSHATIMKRVHDLNPKEIIEIGIRSASLEEKEFVDRTENVTIFTANDTKEKFENIKDKINQINEDEPVYLSIDMDVLDPLYAPEVGNPIPNGISPEIIENILKILANNNIIGFDLVEVATSKLGDPTAVTGSKIIYDFLSLNK
- a CDS encoding MarR family winged helix-turn-helix transcriptional regulator, translating into MQQTYRNKDINPYKGQGRVLALLKMQPEIMQKELGYLLDISTQALAELLNKLEKKGYIIREQSKKDRRSFVIKLTDAGREATPEENDEMDYNYVEELFDCLTEEEQDNLLNYIEIIIKNIENELDEDDYITFFRKRFFEKHENQHHNLFRGFWGFHNKDSSHHNHHKFKGFGGKRHDR
- a CDS encoding ATP-binding cassette domain-containing protein, coding for MTDNVIEVKNLVKNYKGAKKLSIDNISFSVKKGEFFAFLGPNGAGKTTTISILTTTLGKTSGIVKIAGFDLDNEDREIRKKIGIIFQKPSLDKQLTAEENIRFHACLYGMFTYRPTFKLMPKTYRDKVMELAKVVDIDVDALFNPVKNLSGGMQRKLEIMRSLIHTPDVLFLDEPTQGLDAESRRSLWKYINEIRDQFGITIFLTTHYIDEAENADNVCIINNGKIATCSSPEKLKKSLLKTQLIIDAENRDALIRELSELDIPFIIDKNIIVPYSKSPQKIFAQLKTELSVIKIHEPMLEDAYIEFLNKKDKIEA
- a CDS encoding ABC transporter permease — its product is MNENLNHRKSDILRELNSIIAVVARDITVFFKSPSMLIVTLIMPLFMMGMIGGNMMGIVGGANLGEFMLVGMLVTMLFMVTILGMTSLVDDHETDFTQEMLVSPISRYSLVIGKILGSTFVAIVSMIGTLIVGLIMNIYLPLDQLLLILALSPLICFAAGAMSMILMGLIKNPKTANFAMMIIIMPQIFLSGAIIPINESNMILLSLSRIMPMTYCIDLVRGVTGVETPIFDPIINFAAILLLTVICLMIGTFFFARSEKNR
- a CDS encoding translation initiation factor IF-5A: MSKKVVEVKTLKVGKYVVLDGEASKITSLSTSSPGKHGAAKARLEAVGIFDNQKRSIVKPVDTKIDIPIIDKRVGQVLSIMGSDVQLMDMENYETLELPIPEEIRDQIVEGAEVDYITALGNMKIMRVK